Proteins found in one Triticum urartu cultivar G1812 chromosome 4, Tu2.1, whole genome shotgun sequence genomic segment:
- the LOC125551403 gene encoding probable LRR receptor-like serine/threonine-protein kinase IRK, with amino-acid sequence MRSLVLLLLVHLVFLAEAKGGGRAGLAAALNDDVLGLIVFKADVVDPEGRLATWSEDDERACAWAGITCDPRTGGVSGLNLAGFGLSGKLGRGLLRLESLQSLSLSANNFSGDIPPDLARLPDLQSLDLSSNAFSGAIPEGFFGKCHALRDVSLANNAFTGDTPDVAACGTLASLNLSSNRLAGILPSGIWSLNALRTLDLSGNAITGELPVGISKMFNLRALNLRRNRLTGSLPDDIGDCPLLRSVDLSSNSLSGNLPESLRRLSTCTDLDLSSNELTGNVPTWVGEMVSLETLDLSGNKFSGEIPGSIGGLMSLRELRLSGNGFTGGLPESIGGCRSLVHVDVSWNSLTGSLPTWVFASGVQWVSVSYNTFSGVVMVPVNASSVIQGVDLSSNSFSGRIPLELSQLLTLQSLNMSWNSLSGSVPASIVEMKSLELLDLSANRLNGSIPSTIGGKSFKVLSLAKNSLTGEIPPQIGDCSALTSLDLSHNSLTGAIPAAIANLTNLQTADLSRNKLTGGLPKQLSNLAHLICFNISHNQLSGDLPPGSFFDTISLSSVSDNPGLCGAKLNSSCPGVLPKPIVLNPDSSSNPLTQKEPVPGGLHHKKTILSISALVAIGAAVLIAVGIITITVLNLQVRAPGSHSAAAAAALELSDGYLSQSPTTDVNAGKLVMFGGGNPEFSASTHALLNKDCELGRGGFGTVYKTTLRDGQPVAIKKLTVSSLVKSQDEFEREVKMLGKLRHRNLVALKGYYWTPSLQLLIYEFVSGGNLHKQLHESSNANYLSWKERFDIVLGMARSLAHLHRHDIIHYNLKSSNIMLDDSGEAKVGDYGLAKLLPLLDRYVLSSKVQSALGYMAPEFTCRTVKITEKCDVYGFGVLVLEVMTGRTPVEYMEDDVIVLCDVVRAALDEGKVEECVDEKLCGKFPLEEAVPIMKLGLVCTSQVPSNRPDMSEVVNILELIRCPQDSPEAELG; translated from the exons ATGCGGTCCCTCGTGCTGCTGCTCCTCGTCCACCTCGTCTTCTTGGCGGAGGCCAAGGGCGGCGGCCGCGCGGGCCTGGCGGCGGCGCTGAACGACGACGTCCTGGGGCTGATTGTGTTCAAGGCCGACGTGGTGGACCCGGAGGGGCGCCTCGCGACGTGGAGCGAGGACGACGAGCGGGCCTGCGCGTGGGCCGGCATCACCTGCGACCCGCGCACCGGCGGCGTCTCGGGGCTCAACCTCGCCGGCTTCGGCCTCTCCGGCAAGCTCGGACGCGGCCTCCTGCGCCTCGAGTCGCTCCAGTCGCTCTCCCTCTCCGCCAACAACTTCTCCGGCGACATCCCACCCGACCTCGCCCGCCTCCCGGACCTCCAGTCGCTCGACCTCAGCTCCAACGCCTTCTCGGGCGCCATCCCGGAGGGATTCTTCGGCAAGTGCCACGCCCTCCGGGACGTCTCCCTGGCCAACAACGCCTTCACCGGTGACACCCCGGACGTGGCCGCGTGCGGCACGCTCGCGTCTCTCAACCTGTCCTCCAACCGCCTGGCCGGCATACTGCCCAGCGGCATCTGGTCCCTGAATGCGCTGCGAACCCTGGACCTCTCCGGCAATGCCATCACCGGCGAGTTGCCTGTGGGCATCAGCAAGATGTTCAACCTGCGGGCGCTGAACCTGAGGAGGAACCGCCTCACAGGCAGCCTCCCGGATGACATTGGGGACTGTCCGCTGCTGCGGTCAGTGGACCTGAGCTCTAACTCGCTCTCCGGCAACTTGCCGGAGTCCCTGCGGAGGCTCTCCACTTGCACAGACCTTGACTTGAGCTCAAATGAGCTCACCGGAAATGTTCCAACTTGGGTTGGAGAAATGGTGAGCCTGGAGACGCTAGATTTGTCGGGGAACAAGTTCTCCGGGGAGATTCCGGGGTCAATTGGTGGGCTCATGTCACTGAGGGAGCTGAGGCTGTCCGGAAATGGGTTCACCGGTGGCTTGCCCGAGTCAATCGGTGGATGTAGAAGCCTAGTGCACGTTGACGTGAGCTGGAATTCCCTCACTGGCAGCCTGCCTACCTGGGTATTTGCTTCCGGTGTGCAATGGGTGTCGGTGTCCTACAACACATTCAGTGGTGTAGTGATGGTGCCTGTGAATGCATCCTCTGTGATTCAAGGCGTGGACCTGTCAAGCAATTCATTTTCAGGACGGATCCCGTTGGAACTCTCGCAACTGCTCACCTTGCAGTCGCTGAACATGTCTTGGAACTCGCTGTCTGGGAGTGTTCCAGCCAGCATTGTGGAGATGAAGTCACTGGAGCTGCTTGATTTGAGTGCCAATAGGCTCAATGGGAGTATTCCATCTACCATTGGAGGGAAGTCGTTCAAAGTGCTGAGCCTTGCCAAGAACTCCCTCACTGGGGAAATCCCACCCCAGATCGGTGATTGCTCTGCCTTGACATCACT GGATCTATCACACAACAGTCTAACCGGAGCTATTCCAGCAGCAATAGCCAATCTCACCAACCTTCAGACTGCTGATCTTTCTCGGAACAAGCTCACGGGTGGTCTGCCAAAACAGCTCTCCAACCTTGCCCACCTCATTTGCTTCAACATTTCACATAACCAGCTCTCCGGGGACCTCCCTCCTGGTAGCTTTTTTGACACAATTTCCCTCTCATCTGTGTCCGACAATCCTGGCCTTTGCGGTGCAAAGCTCAACTCATCTTGTCCTGGTGTATTACCTAAACCAATTGTACTGAATCCAGACTCTTCTTCCAATCCGCTGACACAGAAAGAGCCTGTGCCTGGGGGGCTCCATCACAAGAAAACCATACTGAGCATCTCAGCCCTTGTTGCAATTGGTGCTGCTGTTCTCATTGCTGTTGGTATCATAACCATTACAGTTCTTAACCTTCAAGTTCGTGCCCCAGGTTCTCattctgctgctgctgctgctgcgctGGAACTCTCCGATGGATATCTCAGTCAGTCTCCAACAACTGACGTGAATGCAGGCAAGCTTGTCATGTTTGGAGGAGGCAATCCAGAATTCAGTGCCAGTACCCATGCTCTTCTGAACAAGGACTGTGAGCTCGGCCGTGGTGGTTTTGGCACTGTTTACAAGACCACTCTCCGAGATGGCCAACCTGTTGCCATCAAGAAACTGACAGTGTCAAGCTTGGTCAAATCTCAAGATGAATTTGAGAGGGAAGTGAAGATGCTGGGCAAGTTACGCCACCGTAACCTTGTTGCACTCAAGGGCTATTACTGGACGCCATCACTTCAGCTTCTTATCTACGAGTTTGTCTCTGGGGGTAACTTGCATAAACAACTTCATGAATCGTCCAATGCAAATTACCTTTCATGGAAGGAAAGATTTGACATAGTTCTTGGTATGGCAAGAAGCCTGGCTCACCTCCACAGGCATGACATTATCCACTACAATCTCAAGTCAAGCAACATTATGCTTGATGATTCGGGCGAGGCCAAGGTGGGGGACTACGGATTGGCAAAGCTACTGCCGTTGTTGGATCGGTATGTTCTAAGCAGCAAGGTACAGAGTGCACTTGGTTACATGGCACCAGAATTTACATGCAGGACTGTGAAGATAACCGAGAAATGTGATGTGTATGGATTTGGAGTTCTTGTGCTGGAGGTCATGACAGGGAGGACACCAGTGGAGTACATGGAAGATGATGTTATTGTACTGTGTGATGTGGTGAGGGCTGCTTTGGATGAAGGCAAAGTGGAAGAGTGTGTCGATGAGAAGCTCTGCGGAAAATTCCCACTGGAAGAGGCGGTTCctatcatgaaacttggcttagTTTGTACTTCTCAGGTTCCCTCCAATAGGCCAGACATGAGTGAGGTGGTGAACATATTGGAGTTGATCAGATGCCCACAGGACAGCCCAGAGGCCGAGTTAGGTTAA